From a region of the Phaseolus vulgaris cultivar G19833 chromosome 6, P. vulgaris v2.0, whole genome shotgun sequence genome:
- the LOC137830983 gene encoding protein ETHYLENE INSENSITIVE 3-like, which yields MMMMFEEMGFCNDLDTMSTVLGEEDITARQTDPEAIVEDDFSDEEIGVDELERRMWKDKMRLKRLKEQSKSKEGIDAVKQRQSQEQARRKKMSRAQDGILKYMLKMMEVCKAQGFVYGIIPEKGKPVTGASDNLREWWKDKVRFDRNGPAAIAKYQADNAIPGRNDGCNSIGPTPHTLQELQDTTLGSLLSALMQHCDPPQRRFPLEKGIPPPWWPSGNEEWWPQIGLPKDHSPPPYKKPHDLKKAWKVGVLTAVIKHMSPDIAKIRKLVRQSKCLQDKMTAKESATWLAIINQEEALARELYPDYIPPLASVGGSGSLVVNDSNEYDVEGCEDEPNFDVEDRKHENVHTTNLGMERMRGTLAGQQPPFSIKGEAVTNLDFMRKRKVSNDFNVMDMKIYTCEQPQCPYSQVRLGFPDRISRDNHQLICAYRGPSDFGGPNFHVNEVKPIIYPQSFVQPKSTAQSANMVPPVIDLTGLEVSEDGQKMISDLMTNYETNVQGNKNISSCNRIMAAENSCLRQHGMQQPHDNFIRGQGITMEGNIFDEPNMSNNHHIFAREEGQIERFKAMNAPFETNHNNNNNFNSMFGSFCDLASFDFKEDMQGAEMDGIQKQPDFSIWY from the coding sequence ATGATGATGATGTTTGAGGAGATGGGGTTTTGTAATGATTTGGATACGATGTCTACTGTCCTTGGGGAAGAGGATATCACCGCCCGGCAAACTGATCCAGAGGCGATAGTTGAGGATGATTTCAGTGATGAAGAAATTGGGGTAGATGAGCTTGAAAGGAGGATGTGGAAGGACAAAATGCGTCTCAAGCGATTGAAGGAACAAAGTAAATCTAAGGAAGGAATCGATGCAGTGAAGCAAAGACAGTCTCAAGAACAGGCAAGGAGGAAAAAGATGTCGAGAGCTCAAGATGGAATCTTGAAGTACatgctgaagatgatggagGTTTGTAAGGCCCAAGGATTTGTTTATGGGATAATTCCCGAGAAGGGGAAACCAGTGACTGGAGCATCTGATAATCTTCGTGAATGGTGGAAGGATAAAGTCAGATTCGATCGAAATGGTCCAGCTGCCATAGCCAAATACCAAGCTGATAATGCAATCCCCGGGAGGAATGATGGATGCAATTCAATTGGTCCAACTCCACATACCTTGCAAGAGCTGCAGGACACAACCTTGGGTTCTCTCTTGTCAGCACTCATGCAACACTGTGATCCTCCTCAGAGGCGGTTCCCGTTGGAAAAGGGTATTCCTCCACCATGGTGGCCTAGTGGAAATGAAGAGTGGTGGCCCCAAATTGGTTTGCCTAAGGATCACAGTCCCCCTCCTTACAAGAAGCCCCATGACCTAAAGAAGGCATGGAAAGTTGGCGTTTTGACTGCAGTCATCAAGCACATGTCCCCTGATATTGCCAAAATTCGCAAGCTTGTGAGGCAGTCTAAGTGCCTCCAGGATAAGATGACAGCCAAGGAAAGTGCAACCTGGCTGGCAATCATCAATCAGGAGGAGGCCTTGGCAAGAGAGCTTTACCCTGATTATATCCCTCCATTAGCCTCAGTTGGAGGTAGTGGATCTTTGGTGGTCAATGATAGCAATGAGTATGATGTTGAAGGATGTGAGGATGAACCTAACTTTGATGTGGAAGACAGGAAACATGAGAATGTTCACACAACCAATCTGGGGATGGAGAGAATGAGGGGAACTCTGGCAGGTCAGCAGCCCCCTTTTTCAATCAAGGGAGAGGCTGTTACAAATTTGGATTTCATGAGGAAGAGGAAGGTTTCAAATGACTTTAACGTGATGGATATGAAGATTTACACATGTGAACAGCCTCAGTGCCCTTATAGTCAAGTTCGCCTTGGTTTTCCCGACAGAATTTCCAGGGACAATCATCAGTTGATTTGTGCATATAGAGGTCCTTCAGATTTTGGGGGTCCAAATTTTCATGTTAATGAGGTGAAGCCTATCATATACCCCCAGTCCTTTGTTCAACCCAAGTCTACTGCTCAGTCTGCTAACATGGTCCCGCCTGTAATTGATCTTACTGGGCTTGAAGTTTCAGAAGATGGTCAGAAAATGATCAGTGACCTTATGACTAACTATGAAACAAATGTTCAAGGCAACAAGAACATAAGTTCATGTAATCGCATCATGGCTGCAGAGAATTCCTGCCTTCGTCAGCATGGCATGCAGCAACCACATGACAACTTCATTCGTGGGCAAGGAATCACTATGGAAGGAAATATCTTTGATGAGCCCAACATGTCCAATAATCATCACATATTTGCTAGAGAAGAAGGCCAAATTGAGCGGTTCAAAGCTATGAATGCTCCCTTCGAGACCAatcacaacaacaacaataactTCAATTCAATGTTTGGGTCCTTTTGTGATTTGGCATCATTTGATTTCAAGGAGGACATGCAAGGAGCTGAGATGGATGGTATTCAGAAACAGCCAGATTTTTCGATATGGTATTAG
- the LOC137830984 gene encoding uncharacterized protein, translating to MINVLSPKRLNFWAMRPRYIIWYGYDLDTHTNFIQEKIDELMLTNPKGGSDISPEDPIGVIFGKEHPGRVRGLSYGACPSLAFKGSTTRLSGMNHASSSSTSSNVEDKVTQMENELATQKNQMNTLLAYIASRKDVPEHFAAMAANLVHASTNEASDYGSGAPSPNQVIGSSAGSKTN from the exons ATGATTAATGTGCTGTCACCCAAAAGATTGAACTTTTGGGCTATGAGGCCTAGGTACATAATATGGTATGGGTATGATTTAGATACCCATACCAATTTTATCCAGGAAAAAATTGATGAACTAATGTTGACAAATCCAAAAGGTGGTTCAGATATATCTCCAGAAGATCCAATTGGTGTCATATTTGGAAAGGAGCATCCGGGTCGAGTTAGAGGGCTATCATATGGAGCTTGTCCCAGCCTTGCTTTCAAAGGATCCACAACAAGGCTAAGTGGTATGAACCATGCTTCCTCTAGTTCAACTTCGTCAAATGTGGAGGACAAGGTAACTCAAATGGAAAATGAGCTTGCAACTCAGAAAAATCAAATGAACACTTTGCTTGCATATATTGCTTCAAGAAAAGATGTTCCAGAACATTTTGCTGCAATGGCAGCTAATTTGGTTCATGCATCCACCAATgag gcatcagattatggaagtggtgctccatcacctaatcaagtaataggATCAAGTGCTGGAAGCAAAACTAATTAg